The following proteins are co-located in the Polyangiaceae bacterium genome:
- a CDS encoding HAMP domain-containing sensor histidine kinase, whose amino-acid sequence MSDAPLDPALTGALLGLAAHDLRNPLSALRSNLGFIEGVIAQDDDDLREALSDAFVSCDSLLRIIDNLDWLGRNLRGDLGSLGSQPVLGMVRDAIDQNMALAKSHESSLQLDEGTADESTWVRTERLALTAAVSNLVRNGIQHGGRGPVRVRVDASDGVCTISVRDPGEPVPADVWEKAISAEGQLLAKKQSGSRYGYGFGLFAASAAARAAGARLSNAADEAGGSVMLLQLERDS is encoded by the coding sequence GTGTCTGATGCGCCTCTGGATCCAGCCCTGACGGGAGCCTTGCTCGGCCTCGCCGCCCACGACCTGCGCAATCCGCTGTCGGCGCTGCGCAGCAACCTCGGGTTCATCGAAGGCGTCATCGCCCAGGACGATGACGACCTGCGCGAAGCCCTCAGCGATGCCTTCGTTTCCTGCGACAGCTTGCTGCGGATCATCGACAACCTGGATTGGCTGGGGCGCAACCTGCGTGGAGACTTGGGCAGTCTGGGGTCGCAGCCGGTTCTCGGCATGGTGCGCGATGCCATCGATCAGAACATGGCCTTGGCAAAGAGCCACGAGTCGAGTCTTCAGCTCGATGAGGGCACTGCGGACGAGTCGACCTGGGTGCGAACGGAGCGCCTCGCGCTCACTGCCGCCGTCTCGAACTTGGTTCGCAACGGGATCCAGCATGGTGGGCGCGGCCCGGTGCGCGTGCGGGTCGACGCCAGCGACGGGGTTTGCACCATCTCCGTGCGAGATCCAGGTGAACCCGTTCCCGCGGACGTGTGGGAGAAGGCCATCAGCGCCGAAGGACAGCTCTTGGCAAAGAAGCAGAGCGGGTCACGCTACGGCTATGGCTTTGGCCTCTTTGCGGCCAGCGCCGCAGCCCGGGCGGCTGGCGCACGACTGAGCAACGCCGCAGACGAGGCGGGAGGAAGCGTGATGCTCCTGCAGCTCGAACGCGACAGCTGA
- a CDS encoding S41 family peptidase has product MRARQALPGLLLAIALRSTSAAAAPAAESPYDVLAQMARVLVMVEQEYVDPVERRRLTEGAIKGMVAELDPHSAYMPPEDYGIFQSDTEGRFGGIGVEVDFGEDEITVIAPIEGSPAERAGIRSGDHIVAIDGRPVRGKSPEELVRAMRGAAGTKVSVSIRRTGMTELIVVKLTREVIEVSSVSGTLMENEIGYVRIKQFQSGTHAELLETVARLRKENRGPLAGVLLDMRNNPGGLVSEATAVADEMLDGGVVFTTRHRKQVIDEVKANRGGALQRGPLVVLVNEYSASAAELVAGALQDQKRATVVGARTFGKGSVQTIVDLPGGAGLRLTSMRYYTPKGRAIQAQGIEPDVQVQAGVKPDKSFGVVRESDLENHLPAEGKPEPAAPTAVSGAPSEAGETDTHLGVAKEIPKNPTLGSDVALSVAYQIVTGVLPRR; this is encoded by the coding sequence ATGCGAGCGAGGCAAGCACTGCCCGGGCTGCTGCTGGCCATCGCACTTCGCAGCACGAGCGCGGCTGCGGCGCCAGCAGCCGAAAGTCCCTACGACGTCCTCGCGCAAATGGCGCGGGTGTTGGTCATGGTGGAGCAGGAATACGTCGACCCCGTCGAGCGCCGCCGACTGACCGAAGGAGCGATCAAGGGGATGGTGGCGGAGCTCGATCCGCACTCCGCCTACATGCCACCGGAAGATTACGGCATCTTCCAATCGGACACCGAAGGACGCTTTGGCGGCATCGGCGTGGAAGTGGACTTTGGCGAAGACGAGATCACCGTCATTGCACCCATCGAAGGCTCCCCCGCAGAACGTGCCGGGATCCGCTCAGGCGACCACATCGTAGCCATCGACGGCCGTCCGGTTCGTGGCAAGAGCCCCGAAGAGTTGGTGCGCGCAATGCGCGGAGCCGCGGGAACCAAGGTATCCGTGAGCATCCGACGGACTGGAATGACCGAGCTCATCGTCGTGAAGCTGACGCGCGAAGTGATCGAGGTGTCGAGCGTCAGCGGCACCCTGATGGAAAACGAAATCGGCTACGTGCGGATCAAGCAGTTCCAGTCTGGTACTCACGCGGAATTGCTGGAGACGGTCGCGCGACTGCGCAAGGAAAACCGCGGTCCCCTTGCCGGCGTCCTGCTCGACATGCGCAACAATCCCGGGGGTCTCGTATCCGAGGCCACGGCAGTAGCAGACGAGATGCTCGATGGCGGGGTCGTGTTCACCACACGGCATCGCAAGCAAGTCATCGACGAGGTGAAGGCCAACCGTGGCGGAGCCCTGCAGCGGGGACCGCTGGTGGTACTCGTCAACGAATACAGTGCCAGCGCTGCGGAGCTGGTGGCCGGCGCGCTCCAAGATCAGAAGCGTGCCACGGTGGTTGGCGCGCGAACCTTCGGCAAAGGTTCCGTGCAAACCATCGTCGACCTGCCGGGCGGCGCGGGACTCCGCCTGACCAGCATGCGCTACTACACGCCCAAAGGTCGTGCGATTCAGGCTCAGGGCATCGAGCCGGACGTTCAAGTGCAGGCAGGGGTGAAGCCGGACAAGTCCTTCGGCGTGGTGCGGGAGTCGGATCTGGAAAACCACTTGCCGGCCGAAGGCAAGCCAGAGCCCGCCGCGCCCACGGCCGTCTCCGGTGCCCCGAGCGAGGCTGGCGAGACCGACACGCACTTGGGCGTGGCCAAAGAGATCCCCAAGAACCCGACCTTGGGCTCGGACGTGGCGCTGAGCGTCGCCTACCA
- a CDS encoding alpha/beta hydrolase produces the protein MEQFTFGSDGTKLYLRARRGPAGVTALLSDGICCDGFVYKYLWDDLARTLSVAHWNYRGHGRSGTPVDGDYIDVAAHATDLDAVRRALGDPPVVLIGHSFGTQVSLEAYRLRPERIAAMVFLCGSFGRVTHTFKGTDVLAQVLPRLRELSAEHPKIARALWSRVPPKMAVRIGMLTGDLDARTVRPEDVEPYFRHVAHVDFPMFVRMLEFAGEHSAEDLLPNVEVPVLVVAGERDSFTPPEISEKMAKMLPRGELVMLPGGTHVAPLEQNELVTLRIEKFLSDHHIP, from the coding sequence GTGGAACAGTTCACGTTCGGTAGCGACGGAACCAAGCTGTACCTGCGTGCGCGTCGCGGCCCCGCGGGCGTGACGGCATTGCTGTCGGACGGCATCTGCTGTGATGGCTTCGTCTACAAGTACTTGTGGGACGACCTTGCTCGGACGCTTTCCGTGGCGCACTGGAACTACCGTGGCCACGGGCGCAGTGGGACACCTGTCGACGGTGACTACATCGACGTTGCCGCCCACGCGACGGACCTGGACGCCGTCCGCCGTGCCCTTGGCGATCCCCCGGTCGTGCTGATCGGGCACTCCTTCGGCACGCAGGTGTCCCTCGAGGCCTACCGCCTGCGGCCCGAGCGAATCGCCGCGATGGTCTTCTTGTGCGGCAGTTTCGGCCGTGTGACCCATACCTTCAAAGGCACCGACGTGTTGGCGCAGGTGCTGCCCAGACTTCGCGAGCTTTCCGCCGAGCACCCGAAGATCGCGCGCGCGCTGTGGTCACGTGTGCCGCCGAAGATGGCAGTCCGCATTGGCATGCTCACCGGGGACTTGGACGCGCGCACGGTTCGCCCTGAGGACGTCGAGCCCTATTTTCGGCACGTCGCACACGTCGATTTTCCCATGTTCGTGCGCATGCTCGAGTTCGCGGGCGAGCACAGCGCAGAAGACCTGCTGCCCAACGTGGAGGTGCCCGTGCTCGTGGTGGCAGGCGAGCGAGACTCCTTCACGCCTCCCGAGATCAGCGAGAAGATGGCCAAGATGTTGCCTCGCGGTGAGTTGGTCATGCTACCTGGAGGCACGCACGTGGCCCCCTTGGAGCAGAACGAGCTGGTCACGCTGCGCATCGAGAAGTTCCTGTCCGATCATCACATCCCATGA
- a CDS encoding lactate racemase domain-containing protein — protein sequence MTHSFAEAELARCARDLSVVSPLPVSEGASALQLCRRALDAPKGSGGLHSDAAGAKRIAVIVSDASRDEPRDALLGAVLERLPRERVVLVIATGTHATDDTTVIPQAYRDLPVVVHDARDADRHVDLGTTARGTRVRIDRAVAEADLVIATGRVRPHYFAGLSGGVKSVFPGCALAEDALQNHLLKAHPSARLGRVDGNVCRFDMEEAAARLPGQLRILNVLCDVDGGAMDAAFGDATLAHRALAATAARVFTVVAPRSRLIVVADRPPVTHTLYQASKLIPPAAALLEPGGVVVVVADCAGGTGPLQRVNRGIYELGLVPQLPADHSIWLVSQLPDEIARSTYARPFHRLEDALREAASLRSDGPIPALWRAGECIARPVSA from the coding sequence GTGACCCACTCCTTCGCAGAGGCGGAACTGGCGCGCTGCGCCCGCGACTTGTCGGTCGTCTCGCCGCTCCCAGTCTCCGAAGGCGCTAGCGCGCTGCAACTCTGCAGGCGCGCCCTGGACGCGCCCAAGGGGAGTGGCGGACTTCACTCGGACGCCGCGGGCGCGAAGCGCATCGCCGTGATCGTGAGTGACGCGAGTCGCGATGAACCGCGGGACGCATTGCTGGGCGCAGTGTTGGAACGGTTGCCGCGCGAGCGTGTCGTTTTGGTCATCGCGACCGGCACGCACGCCACCGACGACACGACTGTGATCCCGCAAGCGTATCGCGACCTTCCCGTCGTCGTTCACGACGCCCGGGACGCCGACCGCCACGTCGACCTTGGGACGACCGCGCGAGGAACCCGCGTACGCATCGACCGAGCGGTCGCCGAGGCTGACTTGGTGATCGCCACCGGACGAGTGCGGCCCCACTACTTTGCTGGCCTGTCCGGCGGCGTGAAGTCCGTGTTCCCGGGCTGCGCGCTAGCGGAGGACGCCCTGCAGAACCACTTGCTCAAGGCGCATCCGAGCGCCCGCCTGGGTCGGGTCGACGGCAACGTCTGTCGCTTTGACATGGAAGAAGCTGCGGCGCGTTTGCCCGGGCAGCTGCGGATCCTGAACGTGCTCTGCGACGTGGACGGCGGCGCCATGGACGCCGCTTTTGGCGATGCGACGCTCGCGCACCGCGCTCTGGCCGCCACCGCCGCTCGCGTCTTCACCGTCGTCGCACCGCGTTCACGCCTGATCGTGGTTGCCGATCGACCCCCTGTCACGCACACCCTTTATCAAGCCTCGAAACTGATTCCCCCTGCTGCCGCCTTGCTCGAGCCGGGGGGCGTCGTGGTGGTGGTGGCGGACTGCGCGGGGGGGACCGGGCCGCTGCAGCGGGTGAATCGAGGGATCTACGAACTGGGGCTGGTCCCCCAACTACCCGCCGATCACTCGATCTGGTTGGTGAGTCAGCTGCCCGACGAGATCGCTCGCTCGACGTACGCGCGGCCCTTCCACCGGCTCGAGGACGCGCTGCGCGAAGCCGCGTCGCTCAGGAGCGACGGTCCGATCCCGGCCTTGTGGCGCGCTGGTGAGTGCATCGCGCGCCCCGTTTCTGCATGA
- a CDS encoding TIGR04563 family protein — MADDSNKGGSDKRKQSLYFPEAMLQEIKDEAARLDRSLSWVVQRAWKLARLEIKKIPSVNDVGDDDDDDSDNG, encoded by the coding sequence GTGGCGGATGATTCGAACAAGGGTGGCAGCGACAAGCGCAAACAAAGTCTCTACTTCCCTGAGGCGATGCTTCAGGAAATCAAAGACGAAGCAGCACGACTCGACCGAAGCCTGTCTTGGGTCGTGCAGCGTGCTTGGAAGCTAGCGCGCCTCGAAATCAAGAAGATCCCTAGCGTCAACGACGTGGGTGACGACGACGACGACGATTCCGACAACGGCTGA